In the Polyangiaceae bacterium genome, one interval contains:
- a CDS encoding protein kinase, whose protein sequence is MADPAALTRYRSGAYVGTAVRLVREIDGGGMGAIWEGHHEALDMPVAVKLVHAELSTTSAAERLLSEARILARLDHPAIVRVLDCGRTPQGDPYVIMELLNGACLSDHLGEVERLSSIAAVETLLPIVDALRVVHEAGVVHRDIKPDNVFLATSGAGNVQPKLIDFGIAISDYAGGRLTTHGLVLGSPAYMSPEQALGETNISASSDVWSLSVVLFELITGGVPFLGESYNATLRAIIDQECPDLEALGVDPLLASILERGLEKEPAKRWPSMKALGTALAQWLYGQGVTEDAARVSLRAAWLGREATASFPPVAAPARDRSSRPSQRRPVVAAERSSTHAIAVTRRATSRRRRSLGVVVALALGLLALGVGLWRAQNAHVPQQAHLAAALTPVATQSAVQKLLTPPPSNSVAVDTASAPAAADVRDAKEARPAVAPRKADSPRRVTSKPAAAKPTPASKVYRPALP, encoded by the coding sequence GTGGCCGACCCAGCCGCTCTCACCCGTTACCGCAGCGGTGCCTACGTAGGCACTGCGGTGCGCTTGGTGCGCGAGATCGACGGCGGTGGGATGGGCGCGATTTGGGAAGGCCACCACGAGGCCCTCGACATGCCCGTGGCGGTGAAGCTGGTTCACGCCGAACTCTCGACGACGAGCGCTGCCGAGCGACTGCTCTCGGAAGCGCGCATCCTCGCGCGCTTGGATCACCCGGCCATCGTTCGTGTGCTGGACTGCGGGCGTACTCCCCAGGGCGATCCCTACGTGATCATGGAACTGCTGAACGGCGCTTGTCTCTCGGATCACTTGGGCGAAGTAGAGCGTTTGAGTTCCATCGCAGCGGTGGAGACTCTGCTTCCGATCGTGGATGCGCTGCGCGTCGTGCACGAAGCGGGAGTGGTGCATCGCGACATCAAGCCCGACAACGTGTTCTTGGCGACCAGTGGTGCCGGGAACGTACAGCCCAAGTTGATCGACTTCGGCATCGCGATCTCCGACTACGCAGGGGGGCGTCTCACGACTCACGGCTTGGTGCTCGGTAGTCCCGCCTACATGTCGCCGGAGCAGGCCCTGGGGGAGACGAACATCTCGGCTTCGTCGGACGTGTGGTCGCTGAGCGTCGTGCTTTTCGAGTTGATCACTGGGGGCGTGCCCTTCTTGGGGGAAAGCTACAACGCGACCCTGCGCGCGATCATCGACCAGGAGTGCCCGGACCTCGAGGCGCTCGGCGTGGATCCGCTGCTGGCGTCGATCCTGGAGCGCGGCCTGGAGAAAGAGCCCGCCAAACGCTGGCCGTCGATGAAGGCACTGGGCACTGCGCTGGCCCAGTGGCTGTACGGCCAAGGTGTGACCGAAGATGCGGCGCGAGTGTCTTTGCGTGCCGCATGGCTCGGGCGTGAGGCCACTGCGTCTTTTCCGCCGGTGGCGGCTCCTGCGCGCGACCGCAGCTCGCGCCCGTCGCAGCGGCGCCCGGTCGTGGCGGCGGAGCGCAGCAGCACCCACGCCATTGCCGTCACGCGTCGAGCCACTTCGCGGCGGCGCCGCAGTCTTGGTGTGGTGGTGGCGCTCGCCCTCGGGCTTCTGGCGCTAGGGGTTGGGCTGTGGCGCGCTCAGAACGCGCATGTGCCACAGCAGGCACATCTGGCAGCGGCCTTGACGCCCGTCGCGACCCAGAGCGCCGTGCAGAAGCTGCTGACGCCGCCGCCATCGAACAGCGTGGCCGTCGACACGGCGTCAGCTCCCGCAGCGGCGGACGTGCGCGATGCGAAGGAGGCGCGACCCGCGGTGGCGCCTCGAAAGGCCGATTCACCCCGGCGAGTGACCTCCAAGCCTGCCGCTGCCAAGCCAACCCCTGCTAGCAAGGTATACCGTCCGGCGTTGCCCTGA
- a CDS encoding class I SAM-dependent methyltransferase yields the protein MKPANPAPTSRSKTSRTRRTKAAKAPAFTARNSDKHVLYQLSVQDAAVEVAFVSDAFRKFRKRKALSLREDFCGTALICGHWVGSDSKRTATGVDIDPKVLAWGKKHNIEPLGPEKQRVKLLQQDVRGKVHAKYDAVCAFNFSYWIFTTRDEMCAYFRKVRSALVKDGVFCLDAYGGWEAMEPMYERRDIRRKFTYVWDQDVFDPITHRVVNYIHFEFKDGSKMNKAFTYDWRYWSLPELKELLLEAGFSAVHVYWDQAEEDDEEDYRPTLRAANQPGWLAYIVALV from the coding sequence ATGAAGCCCGCGAACCCCGCCCCCACCTCACGCAGCAAAACCTCTCGTACCCGCCGCACCAAAGCCGCGAAGGCGCCTGCCTTCACCGCGCGCAATTCGGACAAGCACGTGCTCTACCAGCTGAGCGTGCAAGACGCCGCGGTGGAGGTCGCGTTCGTCTCCGACGCCTTCCGCAAGTTCCGCAAGCGCAAGGCGCTGAGTCTACGTGAAGACTTCTGTGGCACGGCTTTGATCTGCGGGCATTGGGTCGGTTCGGACTCGAAGCGAACGGCCACCGGCGTGGACATCGATCCCAAAGTCCTGGCCTGGGGCAAGAAGCACAACATCGAACCCCTCGGCCCCGAGAAGCAGCGCGTGAAGCTGTTGCAGCAAGACGTGCGCGGTAAGGTCCACGCGAAGTACGACGCCGTTTGCGCGTTCAACTTCAGCTACTGGATCTTCACCACCCGCGATGAAATGTGCGCCTACTTTCGCAAGGTACGCTCGGCCCTGGTGAAGGACGGCGTCTTTTGCCTGGATGCCTACGGCGGCTGGGAAGCCATGGAGCCCATGTACGAGCGCCGCGACATTCGCCGGAAGTTCACCTACGTCTGGGACCAGGACGTATTCGATCCCATCACGCACCGGGTGGTGAACTACATCCACTTCGAGTTCAAAGACGGCAGCAAGATGAACAAAGCGTTCACCTACGACTGGCGCTATTGGAGTCTTCCCGAACTGAAGGAGCTACTGCTAGAGGCTGGGTTCTCGGCGGTGCACGTGTATTGGGACCAGGCCGAGGAAGACGACGAGGAAGACTACCGTCCCACCCTGCGCGCAGCCAACCAGCCGGGCTGGCTGGCGTACATCGTCGCGCTGGTGTGA
- a CDS encoding metalloregulator ArsR/SmtB family transcription factor: MTLLPDPSDAVFRALADPNRRRMLDLIHEQPGINVGELTAHFPYSRFAVMKHLRQLRAADLVVSRRVGKARRLFLNPVPLKIIHDRWLSTYSAR; the protein is encoded by the coding sequence ATGACACTCCTGCCCGATCCGAGCGACGCCGTTTTTCGAGCGTTGGCCGACCCGAATCGGCGGCGCATGCTGGACCTCATCCACGAGCAGCCTGGGATCAACGTAGGCGAGCTCACCGCCCATTTCCCCTACAGTCGCTTCGCCGTGATGAAGCACTTGCGGCAGCTCCGCGCTGCCGATCTGGTCGTCAGTCGCAGGGTCGGCAAGGCGCGCCGGCTGTTTCTCAATCCGGTGCCGCTGAAAATCATCCACGATCGCTGGCTCAGCACCTACAGCGCACGCTGA
- a CDS encoding cyclic nucleotide-binding domain-containing protein — protein sequence MSSAVSRSSAPPAPHVLEAAGDPVLASLSQADRAALAAYLEECSYDAGCVVLNEDDDDRTMYFVLSGKAAISRRGLAVGDVRRGQHFGELALVADRPRAATVTAITELRVATLSPAGYDTLTREQPELALRVLSALFDGVADRLVEMTDSVSALLRERSLPRRTGVDVVVRGERTRVRTGTPAEALLSTALGDDLVVAALVDRKAVSLSTPLTSDCALEPLLLSHWEGQRVYRRSQALALLEAAYRVEPELGLSLSNSVGFAQRVRLPNGSAGELLPLARRLESQLAALVREDAALREELWTVDEARAFFSAAGWSDVARLLDIWRLPAVPLVSFGKVYALRLGPMLSRTSLLGSGLAVLPDDEGLLMVYGKAVPAADGEAVHSVRPAISEDQVQQARQVSRQTHAMTRDQDRWLATLGITSIGSFNHACIRGDVSQLIRVSEGFQEKSIGRIADEIQARGSDVRVVCIAGPSSSGKTTFISRLAVQLQVNGIHPVGLSLDDYYVDREDTPKDENGEYDYEDVDALRVDLLQDHLERLLQGETVRTARYDFALGASQPAGGPELTLGAQNLLLLEGIHGINPRLLSRLPEASVFRVFACPLAQLPFDRLSRVHASDVRLLRRIVRDRHTRGATAAMNLARWPSVRRGERKHIFPFQHYADAVFDSSLIYELSVLKVFAERYLLEVPQSDPSYATAFRLLGLLDHFVTIYPDHVPPTSILREFIGRGFSH from the coding sequence GTGTCCTCCGCCGTTTCTCGCTCCAGCGCCCCACCTGCTCCTCACGTCCTCGAGGCCGCTGGGGATCCAGTGCTTGCGTCCCTGAGTCAGGCCGACCGCGCCGCGCTCGCTGCGTACCTCGAGGAGTGCAGCTACGACGCAGGCTGCGTCGTGCTCAATGAAGACGACGACGATCGCACCATGTACTTCGTGCTCAGCGGAAAAGCCGCCATTTCGCGGCGCGGGCTGGCCGTAGGCGACGTGCGGCGCGGCCAGCATTTCGGGGAACTGGCTCTCGTTGCAGATCGCCCTCGCGCGGCGACGGTGACAGCCATCACGGAGCTGCGCGTGGCAACGCTGTCTCCGGCCGGATATGACACGCTGACGCGCGAACAGCCCGAGCTCGCCCTGCGTGTGCTTTCCGCTCTCTTCGACGGCGTGGCGGACCGCCTGGTGGAGATGACGGACAGCGTCAGCGCGCTGCTGCGGGAGCGATCCCTGCCCCGGCGCACTGGTGTCGACGTCGTCGTGCGCGGGGAGCGCACGCGCGTGCGCACCGGCACTCCTGCTGAAGCACTGCTATCCACGGCCCTCGGTGACGATCTGGTGGTGGCGGCGCTGGTCGATCGAAAGGCGGTGTCCTTGAGTACGCCGCTGACCTCGGACTGCGCGCTGGAACCACTGCTGCTCAGCCATTGGGAAGGGCAGCGTGTGTACCGCAGAAGCCAGGCCCTGGCGCTGCTCGAAGCCGCCTATCGCGTCGAGCCGGAGTTGGGGCTTTCTCTCAGCAACTCCGTCGGTTTCGCGCAGCGCGTGCGGCTACCCAACGGAAGCGCTGGCGAGCTCCTGCCGCTCGCGCGGCGACTGGAAAGCCAGTTGGCAGCCCTCGTGCGCGAGGACGCCGCTTTGCGAGAGGAGCTGTGGACGGTCGACGAAGCTCGCGCGTTCTTCAGCGCTGCGGGTTGGTCCGACGTGGCGCGCCTACTCGACATTTGGCGACTGCCCGCCGTGCCCTTGGTTTCTTTCGGCAAGGTCTATGCACTGCGGCTCGGACCCATGCTGTCGCGAACCAGCTTGCTCGGCTCCGGTCTCGCGGTGCTGCCCGACGACGAAGGGCTATTGATGGTGTACGGCAAGGCAGTACCCGCCGCGGATGGCGAAGCCGTGCATTCGGTACGCCCCGCCATCAGTGAGGATCAAGTCCAGCAAGCTCGACAAGTCTCTCGTCAGACGCATGCCATGACGCGGGACCAAGATCGCTGGCTTGCGACCCTGGGCATCACCAGTATTGGCAGCTTCAACCACGCGTGCATTCGCGGCGATGTGTCCCAGTTGATCCGAGTCAGCGAGGGCTTCCAGGAAAAGAGCATCGGTCGCATTGCGGACGAGATCCAAGCGCGAGGCAGCGACGTGCGAGTCGTTTGCATCGCTGGCCCGTCTTCCTCGGGCAAGACCACTTTCATCAGTCGCCTGGCGGTACAACTCCAGGTCAACGGTATCCATCCCGTCGGACTGAGCCTGGACGACTACTACGTGGATCGGGAAGACACGCCCAAGGACGAGAACGGGGAGTACGACTACGAGGACGTCGACGCCCTGCGGGTGGATCTGCTGCAAGACCACTTGGAGCGCTTGCTGCAGGGCGAAACGGTGCGAACAGCGCGCTACGATTTTGCGCTTGGCGCGAGCCAACCCGCTGGGGGGCCGGAGCTGACCCTCGGCGCCCAGAATCTTCTCTTGTTGGAGGGGATTCATGGCATCAACCCAAGGCTGCTGTCACGTTTGCCCGAGGCCAGTGTGTTCCGCGTGTTCGCGTGTCCGTTGGCCCAGTTGCCCTTCGACCGACTCAGCCGCGTGCACGCCAGCGACGTGCGCCTGCTACGCCGCATCGTCCGGGACAGACATACGCGAGGTGCAACGGCGGCTATGAACCTGGCACGCTGGCCCAGCGTACGTCGCGGGGAACGCAAGCACATCTTTCCCTTCCAGCACTACGCCGACGCGGTGTTCGATTCGTCCCTGATCTACGAACTGAGCGTGCTCAAGGTGTTTGCCGAGCGCTACCTGCTCGAGGTCCCGCAGTCGGATCCCTCCTACGCGACCGCATTTCGGCTGCTCGGACTCTTGGACCACTTCGTCACCATCTACCCGGACCACGTCCCGCCCACGAGCATTCTCCGCGAGTTCATCGGCCGCGGCTTCTCACACTAA
- a CDS encoding long-chain fatty acid--CoA ligase: protein MFDDTVLPKRPAKSVFPDATTLPRMFLERVKRSGPALAFQHKEDGHWKRSTWLQFHDAAASLATWLLDRDLRLGDKVTIVGSTRPEWCIADMGGLLSGAVTVGAYPTLTPDQLAYILEHSDSRVAFVEDQEQLDKIVSHKNALPKLEHVVVWRYDQLTPESRQHPWVVAWKDVLSTPLRREDIDARVEQVDPLQTAIIVYTSGTTGPPKGAMISHRNIATILSEPPIMDFDEDDITLSFLPMAHVAERILAFYGRVNYGTATAYASSIPAVLEEVKEVRPTVFGSVPRIFEKAYARIQGEVTKAPPSKQKVFRWAEGTGKRMLEYWQRGERAPLLLSAQYRLADRMVFSKLRGVFGGRVKFFVTGAAPIPRQVLDFFWSAGFPIYEVYGMTEATVVSHANKPGSVRLGSVGRAFPFVEEKLAPDGEILVRGKTVFQGYYKNEEATRETIDDDGFLHTGDIGKRDADGYLYIVDRKKHIIITAGGKNLTPANIENEIKAVDPIISQVHAHGDRRAFVTAMITLSPMDAIDYAAANGLAPDAGAIDGMKQALMRDPLARPDGLAELMRAVTQDAALRRRITEAVKKGNEKLSRVEQVKRVFLLERELSLEEDEITPTLKAKRKNIEKKFASEFDRLYEDAAFGIVVQEQ from the coding sequence ATGTTCGACGACACAGTGCTACCGAAGCGCCCCGCCAAATCAGTGTTTCCCGACGCCACCACGCTACCCCGGATGTTCCTCGAGCGCGTCAAGCGCAGTGGTCCAGCCTTGGCGTTCCAGCACAAAGAAGACGGCCACTGGAAGCGGAGCACCTGGCTACAGTTCCACGATGCCGCCGCCAGCTTGGCGACCTGGTTGTTGGACCGCGATCTGCGACTGGGCGACAAGGTGACCATCGTCGGCAGCACACGGCCCGAGTGGTGCATCGCGGACATGGGGGGACTGCTGAGCGGTGCCGTCACCGTGGGCGCCTATCCTACGCTGACGCCGGATCAACTGGCCTACATCCTGGAGCACTCGGATTCGCGGGTCGCCTTCGTCGAAGATCAGGAACAGCTCGACAAGATCGTTTCGCACAAGAACGCGTTGCCCAAGCTCGAGCATGTGGTGGTCTGGCGCTACGACCAACTCACCCCTGAGAGTCGACAGCACCCCTGGGTCGTCGCGTGGAAGGACGTGCTGTCCACGCCTCTGCGTCGCGAAGACATCGACGCACGCGTGGAGCAAGTCGACCCGCTTCAAACCGCAATCATCGTTTATACCAGTGGCACGACCGGACCGCCGAAAGGCGCGATGATCAGCCATCGAAACATCGCCACGATCCTGTCGGAGCCCCCGATCATGGACTTCGACGAAGACGACATCACCCTTTCCTTCTTGCCCATGGCGCACGTGGCCGAACGCATCTTGGCGTTCTACGGGCGGGTCAACTACGGCACCGCAACGGCCTACGCCAGCAGCATTCCGGCCGTGCTCGAAGAGGTGAAGGAGGTACGGCCTACGGTGTTCGGCAGCGTGCCACGCATCTTCGAGAAGGCCTACGCTCGCATCCAGGGTGAGGTGACCAAGGCGCCGCCCAGCAAACAGAAGGTGTTTCGCTGGGCCGAGGGCACGGGCAAGCGCATGCTGGAGTATTGGCAACGAGGAGAGCGCGCGCCACTGCTATTGAGCGCCCAGTACCGTCTGGCAGACCGCATGGTGTTCTCCAAGCTTCGCGGGGTCTTCGGAGGGCGCGTCAAGTTCTTCGTGACGGGTGCCGCGCCCATTCCACGCCAGGTGTTGGACTTCTTTTGGTCTGCGGGCTTCCCCATCTACGAGGTGTACGGCATGACCGAGGCGACGGTGGTCAGCCACGCCAACAAGCCCGGCTCGGTTCGGCTGGGTTCCGTCGGTCGCGCGTTTCCTTTCGTCGAGGAGAAGTTGGCGCCGGACGGTGAGATCCTGGTTCGCGGCAAGACGGTCTTTCAGGGCTACTACAAGAACGAGGAGGCCACGCGAGAGACCATCGACGACGACGGATTCCTACACACGGGAGACATCGGCAAGCGCGACGCCGACGGCTATCTCTACATCGTGGATCGCAAGAAGCACATCATCATCACCGCCGGTGGAAAGAACCTGACACCCGCCAACATCGAGAACGAGATCAAGGCTGTGGATCCCATCATCAGCCAGGTGCACGCGCATGGGGATCGCCGCGCGTTCGTCACGGCCATGATCACCCTCAGCCCCATGGATGCCATCGACTACGCGGCAGCCAACGGCCTAGCGCCAGACGCGGGCGCCATCGACGGCATGAAGCAGGCGCTGATGCGTGACCCTCTGGCGCGTCCGGATGGCCTGGCGGAACTGATGCGGGCCGTGACCCAAGACGCCGCTTTGCGTCGACGCATCACCGAGGCGGTGAAGAAGGGGAACGAAAAACTGTCCCGGGTCGAACAAGTCAAGCGCGTCTTTCTGCTCGAGCGTGAGCTCTCGCTCGAGGAAGACGAGATCACACCCACCCTCAAGGCCAAGCGCAAGAACATCGAAAAGAAGTTTGCTTCGGAGTTCGATCGGCTATACGAGGACGCCGCTTTCGGAATCGTCGTACAAGAACAATGA
- a CDS encoding inorganic diphosphatase gives MVHAWHELPSRPPTPQGAINAVIEIPRGSKVKYELDKPSGMLRVDRVLHSSVHYPANYGFIPRSYCDDGDPLDVLVLCSESVVPLSLIVGRPIGLVRMVDAGKADDKILAVHAHDPAFEEVQDIENLPKHVSREIQRFFTDYKALEAKEVLVGEPLPLVEAVKVIEEALELYRREESRLRGWG, from the coding sequence ATGGTCCACGCCTGGCACGAGCTTCCAAGTCGCCCCCCGACACCGCAGGGTGCCATCAACGCCGTGATCGAGATCCCCCGCGGCTCGAAGGTGAAGTACGAGCTCGACAAGCCGTCGGGCATGCTGCGAGTGGATCGCGTTCTGCACAGCTCCGTTCACTACCCGGCGAACTACGGCTTCATTCCACGCTCCTATTGTGACGACGGGGACCCCTTGGATGTACTCGTGCTGTGTAGCGAGTCAGTGGTTCCCCTCAGTCTGATCGTGGGGCGTCCCATCGGTCTGGTGCGCATGGTCGACGCCGGAAAGGCAGACGACAAGATCCTCGCCGTGCACGCTCACGACCCCGCCTTCGAGGAAGTGCAAGACATCGAGAACTTGCCAAAGCACGTATCCCGCGAGATTCAGCGCTTCTTCACGGACTACAAGGCGCTCGAGGCCAAGGAAGTCCTGGTGGGCGAGCCTCTGCCCCTGGTGGAGGCCGTGAAAGTCATCGAGGAAGCTCTCGAGCTGTATCGCCGCGAAGAGAGCCGCTTGCGCGGTTGGGGTTGA
- a CDS encoding peptide MFS transporter, translating into MSDAAVARRGHPTGLWVLFITEMWERFSYYGMRALLVFYLTAKIDADNPGLGWSKDSAGTLYGIYTMSVYLTPVAGGWLADRFLGTHRSMLVGGWIIAAGHFTLALTELLGHGPVGVATFMLGLFLIVIGTGFFKPCVSVMVGQLYSEDDPRRDSAFTVFYMGINVGAFMSGIGAGTLGEKVGWHWGFGSAGVGMVLGLLIYQYFRPRYLGAIGLSPKEAAKHREQNEAAEPEELVCKKCHLMLGELAEGQPCPDCGDAERTMMKTSELVSRPLSRVNWQRMGVILVLALFVIFFWAAFEQAGSSMNVFAKENTDRFVFGFEFPATWYQSVNPAVIVIFAPVFAWLWTWLDRRHMHPRTPTKFGLGLILLATGFVFMVMAGLKIQSGDKAGPHWLLLAYTFHTFGELCLSPVGLSMVTKLAPLKIRSLMMGVWFTSNAISNLVAGLLFAYSSKIEQGAVFTLLGGKADFYLVLVLAPLVAGIIVLALSPILKRWMHGLH; encoded by the coding sequence ATGAGCGATGCAGCCGTTGCGCGCCGAGGCCACCCCACCGGTCTCTGGGTGCTGTTCATCACCGAGATGTGGGAACGCTTCAGCTACTACGGCATGCGAGCGCTCCTGGTCTTCTACCTGACCGCAAAGATCGACGCCGACAACCCGGGCCTGGGGTGGAGCAAGGATTCGGCCGGCACGCTGTACGGCATCTACACGATGAGCGTGTACCTGACGCCCGTGGCCGGCGGTTGGTTGGCGGACCGCTTTCTGGGCACCCACCGCTCCATGCTGGTCGGCGGCTGGATCATCGCCGCGGGCCACTTCACCCTGGCGCTGACGGAGCTCTTGGGCCACGGCCCCGTGGGCGTGGCCACGTTCATGCTCGGGTTGTTCTTGATCGTGATCGGGACTGGCTTCTTCAAGCCCTGCGTTTCCGTGATGGTCGGACAGCTGTACAGCGAGGACGACCCGCGTCGCGACTCTGCCTTCACCGTTTTCTACATGGGCATCAACGTCGGCGCCTTCATGAGCGGCATTGGCGCGGGCACCTTGGGCGAGAAGGTCGGCTGGCACTGGGGCTTTGGCTCCGCAGGAGTCGGCATGGTGCTGGGTCTGCTCATCTATCAATACTTTCGCCCACGCTACCTGGGCGCGATTGGCCTCTCCCCAAAGGAAGCGGCCAAGCACCGCGAGCAGAACGAAGCGGCGGAGCCCGAAGAACTGGTGTGCAAGAAGTGCCACCTGATGCTGGGCGAACTCGCCGAGGGACAGCCCTGTCCGGACTGCGGCGACGCCGAACGTACGATGATGAAGACCAGCGAACTCGTGTCTCGCCCGCTTAGCCGCGTGAACTGGCAACGCATGGGCGTGATCCTGGTGTTGGCGCTGTTCGTGATCTTCTTCTGGGCCGCTTTCGAGCAGGCGGGCAGCAGCATGAACGTCTTCGCCAAGGAGAACACGGACCGTTTCGTGTTCGGCTTCGAGTTCCCAGCGACTTGGTATCAGTCGGTCAACCCGGCAGTGATCGTGATCTTCGCTCCGGTGTTCGCCTGGCTCTGGACCTGGTTGGACCGACGCCACATGCACCCGCGCACACCCACCAAGTTCGGACTGGGGCTCATCCTGCTCGCCACGGGTTTCGTGTTCATGGTGATGGCGGGACTGAAGATCCAGAGCGGCGACAAGGCCGGTCCCCACTGGCTGCTGCTGGCGTACACCTTTCACACCTTTGGTGAGCTGTGCCTTTCACCCGTCGGCCTCTCGATGGTGACCAAGCTGGCCCCGCTCAAGATCCGTTCACTGATGATGGGCGTCTGGTTCACCTCCAACGCCATCTCCAACTTGGTGGCGGGCTTGCTCTTCGCCTACTCGTCGAAGATCGAGCAGGGCGCGGTGTTCACTTTGCTGGGCGGCAAGGCGGACTTCTACCTGGTGCTCGTCCTCGCGCCCCTCGTTGCCGGCATCATCGTGCTCGCCCTTTCGCCCATCTTGAAGCGCTGGATGCACGGCCTGCACTAG
- a CDS encoding sterol desaturase family protein — MTPEQERRFFADERSRSAFRQRMLDQIPSWYSPWLHFAGTAGVGVVALAAAIHGIEQLAWVELVTVPTVWLLSNLAEWHAHRHLLHRRWKPMAVLYDRHTPEHHRVYRYRDMAIRERKELRLILIPAMGVLGIVLAAAPGALLAGVLINANVGWLFLAASASYVVSYEITHLCYHLPEDSFIGRRAFIRFMREHHARHHDPRLMQKWNFNVTVPFGDWVFGTIASDALVESLSPDEESDRAPEGADGAESQSAAHSTAA; from the coding sequence ATGACCCCCGAGCAGGAACGGCGGTTCTTCGCCGACGAACGCAGCCGCAGCGCGTTTCGGCAGCGGATGCTCGATCAGATCCCGAGCTGGTACTCGCCGTGGCTTCACTTCGCTGGCACGGCCGGCGTGGGAGTCGTTGCTCTTGCGGCGGCCATCCACGGCATCGAGCAGTTGGCGTGGGTGGAGCTCGTGACCGTACCCACTGTCTGGTTGCTCTCGAATCTCGCCGAGTGGCACGCGCATCGACACCTCCTGCATCGCCGCTGGAAGCCCATGGCCGTGCTCTACGATCGCCACACGCCGGAGCACCACCGAGTGTACCGCTATCGAGACATGGCCATTCGCGAGCGCAAAGAGTTGCGTTTGATCTTGATCCCGGCGATGGGCGTGCTGGGTATCGTACTTGCAGCCGCTCCCGGCGCACTCTTGGCGGGCGTACTCATCAATGCCAACGTCGGCTGGCTGTTCCTCGCGGCATCCGCGAGCTACGTGGTCAGCTACGAGATCACGCACCTCTGCTATCACCTGCCTGAGGACAGCTTCATCGGTCGCCGCGCGTTCATCCGCTTCATGCGGGAGCATCACGCGCGTCACCATGACCCGCGGCTGATGCAGAAGTGGAACTTCAACGTCACGGTGCCCTTCGGCGACTGGGTGTTCGGCACCATCGCGTCAGACGCCCTGGTCGAAAGCCTCTCTCCCGACGAGGAAAGCGATCGCGCGCCGGAGGGAGCCGACGGCGCCGAAAGCCAATCCGCAGCACATTCGACCGCTGCCTGA